The genome window TCTGACTCTCGCGCACACGGTCATCATCCGAGTTTGCCCCGATTCGATCGTCAGCGTTTTCAATTACGTCACCCTGTTTGCGGAATACCTTTTGATCTTGGGTGTTCTTCTGTTTTACACGTTCACAACCAAAAATGTGGATCTCGGTTTCGCACTGAAGAATTCCATAAACCTCTTCTTTTTGTTTCCGATCGTCTATTCCCTTTTGCAATTTCGAATCCGTTTCGTGTTCCTAGGGTTGTTTTTATTCTATGCGATCTACTTTTCGATTCTTGGGATTGCGGTTTCAACCAATCAGCTGACATACACGAACGACTGGGGCCGTTATATCAGCGGACCGGAAGTTCTTTTGGAGGACGTCGTCGCCGGTAAACCCGGTTTGTATTTTTGTTTTGCGGTGATGATTTCCATGGGGATATTCCGCACGGTTTCGATGGTGAGGAGAATCGGAATCGCCGAAGGACAAAAGACGGAACTGTCCCGTTACTTTTCTCCGAAGATCGTCAACGAGATGATGGAAAATCCCGAAACTCTTCAGAGCGGCAATCGTCAGATCGTAAGTATTCTTTTTTTGGATATTCGAAATTTCACCGCGATGTCCGAGAACATGGATCCGAAAGAACTCGGAGAACTTCTATCGGAATTTCGTAAAATTATGATGGAATGCGTTTTCGAAAACAACGGAACCTTGGACAAATACATAGGCGACGCGGTGATGGCTACGTTCGGAACTCCTCACCCTTCGCCCTCCGCGGAAGTCGACGCAAGAAACGCGGTCGGCTGCGGAGTTATCATGCAGAAACGTCTCGCCGAATGGAATCTGTTTCGAAAGTCGCAGGGCAAAACGCCGATCACGATCGGAATCGGGATTCATACGGGAGAAGTGTTTGCGGGAAACATCGGAAGCGATCTTCACAGAGAATATTCTGTGATCGGAGACGCGGTCAACACTGCTTCTCGTATCGAATCGCTCTGCAAGGTTTTGAAAAAGTCCTTTCTCATCTCGAAAGAAACCATGGAACTGTTAGGCGGCAAATACACTCTCACACGAATGCCCCGCGTCAAGGTCAAAGGCAAAGAAGAACCAATCCAAACCTATGAGGTCATGTGGGGCTGAGCGATTCATAGAGAGCGAAGCCGCCAACGAGCAGCGGAGCGTCGTGAGTGGTTCTCATCGTAGATGAGAAATCTGAGCGATTCATAGAGAGCGAAGCCGCCAACGAGCAGCGGAGCGTCGTGAGTGGTTCTCATCGTAGATGAGAAATCTGAGCGATTCATAGAGAGCGAAGCCGCCAACGAGCAGCGGAGCGTCGTGAGTGGTTCTCATCGTAGATGAGAAATCTGAGCGATTCATAGAGAGCGAAGCCGCCAACGAGCAGCGGAGCGTCGTGAGTGGTTCTCATCGTAGATGAGAAATCTGAGCGATTCATAGAGAGCGAAGCCGCCAACGAGCAGCGAAGCGTCGCGAGTGATTCTCATCGTAGATGAGAAACGCCCCATAGGAAGCAAGTTAGGCGAAAGCGAAACGACGGCTCTCAAGCTACTGAAAGCGTTTAGAAAAGCCGGCTTTGTATTCTCGGTAAATTGATGATAGCGATCAGCGAATTTGATCCTTACTCAAATCCACAAATTCTCGAATTAACTTTTCATCAGGATTACAATCTTCGACTTGTTTCATCAAAAGGCAAAACTTACTATATGCAAGAAAACTCTCAGGGGATCTCGAATACTCCTGCGGCAACAAACCTAAAGAAGCCGCGAGCCTTACGCTGAACTCCGGATCTTCCAGCGCTTGATAAAACGTTTGTCGATCTGATTCTTTTTTTGAATAACCGAGAAAAAGAGCTGCGCGAATTCTCATCTTTGGATCGGGATTATTGAGGAGAACCTCCTGTAAGATCGGTCTGTAAAATACGATGTCGCTGAGAAATTCCTCGTACGCGTATGCATGCGCCCTTAAACCGAAGGAAAGAATGGAAACATTAGAATCTTCGAAAGAATCAGTTTTCCAACGATGGAGGAGATATTGAGGTCGATGCCAAAACCAAACCGAAGCCAATAAAATCCAAAAGATAAAAAGGACGGATTTCGTTTTTACGGAAAGCCGACACGAAATCACGATGCACAAAACGAGAATCGCGAAAAAGGGAAACGTGAATAAGAATTTTTCTTCGATCGTCATTCAGTCAAAATTAGCCGCAAAAAGTTCCAACCCTTCTAATACGAGAGAATAAACGAATACAAAAGATACGAACTGGATGTGAGGAAAAAATCGATTCTTTCGAAAGGAGAAGTGGACGACGAAATATCCGAACACAGTCGGTAACAAAGAAATGAAAAACAATATTCCGAAATATTCTAAGAAAAGTACGATGTTAAGAAACATCGAATAGTGAAACTCGGGAGAAGACCTTAGGAAAATCCGCAGAATGGAGGCAACACACAAAGAAGAGCACGCAAATTTCAAATACTCCAAGAACGAAATACGAACTTCCTGCATCAATCTTTTCTTTTACAAAATGAAAACCG of Leptospira sanjuanensis contains these proteins:
- a CDS encoding adenylate/guanylate cyclase domain-containing protein, whose product is MRRSVFYERIFFKCPSLSRKELILNPEISILNFVNLFRSIKKAFQILDRKSMPDSVLDVLKTEERNGIIITNYFRYLIALFFLVQIVVNVHSGDSEANLIAFSIYLVLTLAHTVIIRVCPDSIVSVFNYVTLFAEYLLILGVLLFYTFTTKNVDLGFALKNSINLFFLFPIVYSLLQFRIRFVFLGLFLFYAIYFSILGIAVSTNQLTYTNDWGRYISGPEVLLEDVVAGKPGLYFCFAVMISMGIFRTVSMVRRIGIAEGQKTELSRYFSPKIVNEMMENPETLQSGNRQIVSILFLDIRNFTAMSENMDPKELGELLSEFRKIMMECVFENNGTLDKYIGDAVMATFGTPHPSPSAEVDARNAVGCGVIMQKRLAEWNLFRKSQGKTPITIGIGIHTGEVFAGNIGSDLHREYSVIGDAVNTASRIESLCKVLKKSFLISKETMELLGGKYTLTRMPRVKVKGKEEPIQTYEVMWG
- a CDS encoding HEAT repeat domain-containing protein, with the protein product MTIEEKFLFTFPFFAILVLCIVISCRLSVKTKSVLFIFWILLASVWFWHRPQYLLHRWKTDSFEDSNVSILSFGLRAHAYAYEEFLSDIVFYRPILQEVLLNNPDPKMRIRAALFLGYSKKESDRQTFYQALEDPEFSVRLAASLGLLPQEYSRSPESFLAYSKFCLLMKQVEDCNPDEKLIREFVDLSKDQIR